Within the Gadus chalcogrammus isolate NIFS_2021 chromosome 20, NIFS_Gcha_1.0, whole genome shotgun sequence genome, the region ATTGAAATCACCCGAAGTGGATATAGACTATAAAATATTACCCCATGAACCTTGTAGAGTGTACAATCTAGAAGTTGAGATAAATGAATAATTGTATTCTTCCATCTGCGCATATTAAAGAAACACTCTGGAACTCTGACCTTCAGAATAAGAAACATGGCTAAACTAACAAAGGGCCAGAAAAAAGCTTAATTCTTAGTCTTTTTATGGCGTTTCTGCGATCGTTTCCTCTGAGGTGCTTTTCTCTTCTTCGGCTCTCCGGcggtcccctcctcctcctgcttcctgCTGTGCTTCAGCAGGTCGTCCCGGCTCATTGGCTGGATGATGGCGCCCACCTTGGTGACGATCTTGGGCATGGTGATCTTCTTGACCGCCTGCCTGGTGTTCCAGGTGGCCCCGACGGGGGCGCGCATGGTGACCTCGAACTGCTCcgggagcaggaaggggtgCGGCAGCGCGCCAACCTGGTGCATGCTGACCGAGCTGTCCCGCTTCTCCGAGATGATCACGCTGGCCAGGCCGCCGTCCTTCCTGGGGGGCGGCGGTGCTGTCTTTAGCCGGAACCTCCGGCGCTTCTTTTTTGAGGGCTGGAGCCCCTggcccccccactccccccagcCGGGGAGGGTCAGGTCCACCACCTTGGGTCTCCCAGCTTCCTCCTCTCGCCGCTTGTCCTTCAGAAAGTCAGAGATGACGTCGTCCCCAGCGAAGGCCTCCTTGATGacgtctctctgctcctcctgacCGTGGGCGGCTCCCTCCGCGCCCTCCACGGCCGTCGGGGCCAGTGGGACGTGGATGACCGTGGCCTCCTTGGTGAGGACCTCGGCGAGGTCTATTCctcgcttcctcttcctcttcttgtccGCACCCTTGCTCTCCAGAGGGGCCGGCTGAGGCGCCTCAGCGTTGGGCTCAGCCGGATCTGCTTGTTCTTCCTGGTCCAGAAGATCCATGTCTTCCAGGCTCTTGATTCTGAACATGGCCTGCTGCAGCTGAGCGCACTCGGGTTCACTCACCTCAGCCACCATGGCTGAAGCTTCCGCTTCCATGCGGCTGTCCTTGAGTTCCTGGAACAGGTTTGTGAATTTtgacagctcctcctcctcctcgtcatcaTCAGCTATAtcagcatcagcagcatcaTGCGATGCTACAGCCTTCTCAGCTCCAGCCTTGTTCTCCTCCGTCATCACCTCCATGTCTTGGTTCTTCGCTGCTTCGTTCTCCGCCTCTTGCTCCTGCCGCTGCTTGCGCCTCTCTGCAAACCCTCTGAGTAGCccttcctcctccgtctcctccgggccttcctcctcatcctcagatATGAGGACAGCGGCTGCGGTCTCCGGCACACTGGGCTCTGTGAGGTCGACCGGGTCCTTGGAGAGCTGGCCTCTCATCCAGGGGTTGGCGGGGTCCTGGCCCGGCTCCACCTCGTTGACGAAGTCAGGCAGCATGTCTGGCTCCGACGTCTCCCCGTCGTCCTCTCCCTCCTCGTCGCTGAGCGTGGTGGCCAGCTTCTGGGTCAGGTCCTTGTTGacctccagctgctgc harbors:
- the si:dkey-251i10.3 gene encoding U3 small nucleolar RNA-associated protein 14 homolog A produces the protein MAKILKKNKVSTKGTKKTLNKNTGTEKTPEKSSSAKRRERKRKSAGKLKGTLKTTKKPPIEKLDLDNVDEDELLNEGEEIIPSEDEGGSDDDRKHQKLLEAISALGGKKKRRLAERSEATIQISEFSVDAKGEGEKINLSDLIQTIAKTPAVSAQTKSHLKKLKLEEKTVDSPLTKPETERIQRNVAFQKSSEEVSRWQSIVKQNLKAEQLVFPLNQEAPGPKPLEQVVCGWKARTPLEQEIFRLLSVNKQPINDPMLTPIEEESLKAMSLEDAKIRRAELQKARALQSYYEAKARRERSIKSKKYHKVQNKAKRKEFVKTFDEMLKSDPVSALEELQKLELGRMKERMSLKHQNSGKWAKSKAIMAKYDDGARKAMQQQLEVNKDLTQKLATTLSDEEGEDDGETSEPDMLPDFVNEVEPGQDPANPWMRGQLSKDPVDLTEPSVPETAAAVLISEDEEEGPEETEEEGLLRGFAERRKQRQEQEAENEAAKNQDMEVMTEENKAGAEKAVASHDAADADIADDDEEEEELSKFTNLFQELKDSRMEAEASAMVAEVSEPECAQLQQAMFRIKSLEDMDLLDQEEQADPAEPNAEAPQPAPLESKGADKKRKRKRGIDLAEVLTKEATVIHVPLAPTAVEGAEGAAHGQEEQRDVIKEAFAGDDVISDFLKDKRREEEAGRPKVVDLTLPGWGEWGGQGLQPSKKKRRRFRLKTAPPPPRKDGGLASVIISEKRDSSVSMHQVGALPHPFLLPEQFEVTMRAPVGATWNTRQAVKKITMPKIVTKVGAIIQPMSRDDLLKHSRKQEEEGTAGEPKKRKAPQRKRSQKRHKKTKN